The following proteins are encoded in a genomic region of Porphyrobacter sp. CACIAM 03H1:
- a CDS encoding LLM class flavin-dependent oxidoreductase, producing the protein MTRFSVLDLVPVREGGTLSEAFAATADLARAAESLGCDRFWVAEHHAMDGIAGGATSVVLAHIGNATTRIRIGSGGIMLPNHTPFQIAEQFGTLDALFPGRIDLGLGRAPGAGPELQRALRKNLHQAAEYFPQDVVELRALLTGDYDLPIAATPGLGAKVELWMLGSSLFGAQLAAKLGLPYAFAAHFAPDHLDAALAVYRRDFQPSEALDRPHVMVAMNVFAADTEAEARLIASSQQQSFVRLRSGNPGKLPPPVQGYAETLPAAAQAMLAHHGQAAAVGTPAQVREGIAAFVQRTGADEIMLCGATYDPEARIRSLELTMEACQTVPAV; encoded by the coding sequence ATGACCCGATTTTCCGTGCTCGATCTCGTGCCGGTGCGCGAGGGCGGGACGCTCAGCGAAGCCTTCGCCGCCACCGCCGATCTCGCCCGCGCCGCCGAAAGCCTCGGATGCGACCGGTTCTGGGTCGCCGAACATCACGCGATGGACGGGATAGCCGGCGGGGCGACCTCGGTGGTGCTCGCCCACATCGGCAACGCCACCACCCGCATCCGCATCGGATCGGGCGGGATCATGCTGCCGAACCACACCCCGTTCCAGATCGCGGAGCAGTTCGGCACACTGGACGCGCTGTTCCCGGGGCGGATCGACCTCGGGCTGGGCCGCGCGCCGGGGGCAGGGCCGGAATTGCAGCGCGCGCTTCGCAAGAACTTGCACCAGGCCGCCGAATACTTCCCGCAGGACGTGGTCGAGCTGCGTGCGCTGCTGACGGGGGACTACGACCTGCCGATCGCCGCCACCCCCGGTCTCGGCGCCAAGGTCGAGCTGTGGATGCTCGGATCGAGCCTGTTCGGAGCGCAGCTCGCCGCCAAGCTCGGCCTGCCCTATGCCTTCGCCGCGCACTTCGCGCCCGATCACCTCGATGCCGCGCTTGCCGTCTACCGCCGCGACTTCCAGCCCTCCGAGGCGCTGGACCGCCCGCACGTGATGGTCGCGATGAACGTCTTTGCCGCCGACACCGAAGCCGAGGCGCGGCTGATCGCCTCCTCGCAGCAACAGAGCTTCGTGCGGCTGCGCTCGGGCAACCCCGGCAAGCTGCCGCCTCCGGTGCAGGGCTACGCCGAGACGCTGCCCGCCGCCGCGCAGGCGATGCTCGCCCATCACGGACAGGCCGCCGCCGTCGGCACGCCGGCGCAGGTGCGCGAGGGCATCGCCGCCTTCGTGCAGCGCACCGGCGCGGACGAGATCATGCTCTGCGGCGCGACCTATGATCCGGAGGCGCGCATCCGCAGTCTCGAACTGACGATGGAAGCCTGCCAGACCGTTCCGGCAGTCTGA
- a CDS encoding NAD-glutamate dehydrogenase, protein MGSKTAATAPVKGGNRSLIKGLRAALEASMLPGDAPVDKSALDEAAAWLLSAAAIRAPGEPLVQIESASAGRRHLRIAIVNDDQPFLVDSVAAAIAAQGLTIDRLLHPVVPVERDAEGVIIALGKGGARESLIYIETPRADARQRRDLVEALRTTLGDVHAAVADWPAMQAAMAADAGRVGALDAEAGALLAWLGGGMLTQLGHMTRRRDGSSTERLGICRASAQELLAEVSYERAFEWFDRQEAEGTPRALLAIKSNVQARVHRASPLDLFIVPLREEGRIAALSIHAGLWTSAAMNERPGEVPVLRAMVQDITTRLGFDPAGHNGKALVHAFTSLPNDLLTAFDPVRVADLVTAKMALIDRPRPRLIMVPAILERHVFAFVWLPRDQLSTDVRLQIQAMLLGTPGAALLDWSLEVESSTLALLRFLIDVRGCPDLPDEAAIEAQLVDLLRGWNEAVATHLAAHEDEGRAAALASRYAPAFPTGYRVTYGPQEAALDIAKLRGLAMGEGETARAVRLYRMNADGPDRLRLKVYLTRGALALSDAVPALENFGFRVLAEVPTFLTDASLGSIHDFLLTLPAGRDASALLDRTALIEGAIADVLNAAAEDDPFNRLVPAAGLLPREANWLRAIYRYLRQTGVSYTIYTVVDALAGAPQVTRAMIALFEARHDPAFAGDRDAALAEAQSAFRRGLAKVTAINDDRLLRLYRAVMGAVLRTNAFSPAAAEALAFKLDSDLVPGLPKPVPWREIFVYSARVEGIHLRSGAVARGGLRWSDRRDDFRTEILGLMKAQRVKNAVIVPTGAKGGFYPKQLPSPALDREGWAAEGRAAYEIFIRTLLSVTDNIADGRVVHPESVQVLDGEDPYFVVAADKGTATFSDIANGIAQGRDFWLDDAFASGGSNGYDHKAMGITARGAWVSVQRHFREMGIDVQKDSITVAGCGDMSGDVFGNGMLLSKALKLVAAFDHRHIFIDPSPDPLASWKERKRMFELPRSSWEDYDKTLISKGGGVFPRSAKVIKLSKQARDVLGLDVKEIEPEALISAILRAPVDLLWFGGIGTYVKAGHENHLQVGDPANDALRVNADEVRARVIGEGANLGVTQAGRIAFSLGGGRINTDFIDNSAGVDCSDNEVNIKIALAAATASGKLTEKKRNTLLAAMTDEVAALVLEDNRLQALALSVAEIGGPGATASYVRLIERLEEVSDFDRRTEGLADGETLARRAADGQGLTRPELAVLLSSAKLALQDAIEASGLPDDPVLEPVLLARFPSAMRKTYAAEIKGHRLRREMIATSLSNRIVNRLGMVHPFELAEEEGVGLAEVAAAFVVAERLFGLEPLWRALEEAAMPEAVRLALFDRLAAAVGNLISDVLRTAAGSIAAGAMIGDLAEGVAMLVGAREELLTAEPRARSQALQHDFVAAGASEALAAQVAGLFDFDGAVGLAQAARATGIDAKLLTHAFTDIGTRLGLDWAQGTAAHMSPSDVWERLLVSGLARDFQHMRIEFLRRLMRSKAGKDDPRGAVDAWAERNAAGVAQFRAMIARAQARPPVGAAMLAQIASQARNLLER, encoded by the coding sequence ATGGGGTCGAAAACCGCCGCCACCGCGCCGGTCAAGGGTGGAAACCGTTCTCTGATCAAGGGGTTGCGCGCCGCGCTTGAAGCCTCGATGCTGCCCGGCGACGCGCCGGTCGACAAGTCCGCGCTCGACGAGGCCGCCGCCTGGCTGCTCTCCGCCGCCGCCATCCGCGCCCCGGGCGAGCCACTCGTCCAGATCGAATCCGCCAGCGCCGGACGCCGCCACCTGCGCATCGCCATCGTCAACGACGATCAGCCCTTCCTCGTCGATTCGGTCGCTGCCGCCATCGCGGCGCAGGGGCTGACCATCGACCGGCTGCTGCACCCCGTGGTCCCGGTCGAGCGCGATGCCGAGGGCGTGATCATTGCGCTCGGGAAGGGCGGAGCGCGCGAATCGCTGATCTATATCGAGACCCCGCGCGCCGATGCCCGCCAGCGCCGCGACCTCGTCGAGGCGCTGCGCACGACGCTCGGCGATGTCCATGCGGCGGTCGCCGACTGGCCGGCGATGCAGGCGGCGATGGCCGCCGATGCCGGGCGCGTCGGCGCGCTCGATGCCGAGGCGGGCGCGCTGCTGGCGTGGCTGGGGGGCGGGATGCTGACCCAGCTTGGCCACATGACTCGTCGCCGCGACGGCTCCTCGACCGAGCGGCTCGGCATCTGCCGCGCCTCGGCGCAGGAACTGCTCGCCGAGGTGTCCTACGAACGCGCCTTCGAATGGTTCGACCGGCAGGAGGCCGAGGGCACGCCCCGCGCCCTGCTGGCGATCAAGTCCAACGTCCAGGCCCGCGTCCACCGCGCCAGCCCGCTCGACCTGTTCATCGTGCCGCTCCGCGAAGAAGGGCGCATCGCCGCGCTGTCGATCCACGCCGGCCTGTGGACCAGCGCCGCGATGAACGAGCGCCCGGGCGAAGTGCCGGTGCTGCGCGCCATGGTGCAGGACATCACCACGCGTCTCGGCTTCGATCCGGCCGGCCACAACGGCAAGGCGCTGGTGCACGCCTTCACCTCGCTGCCCAACGACCTGCTCACCGCCTTCGATCCGGTTCGCGTGGCCGATCTCGTGACCGCCAAGATGGCGCTGATCGATCGTCCGCGCCCGCGCCTCATCATGGTGCCCGCGATCCTCGAGCGGCACGTCTTCGCCTTCGTCTGGCTGCCGCGCGACCAGCTTTCGACCGATGTGCGCCTGCAGATCCAGGCGATGCTGCTGGGAACGCCCGGAGCGGCGCTGCTCGACTGGAGCCTCGAGGTGGAAAGCAGCACGCTCGCGCTGCTGCGCTTCCTCATCGACGTGCGCGGCTGCCCCGACCTGCCCGACGAGGCGGCGATCGAGGCGCAGCTGGTCGATCTGCTGCGCGGCTGGAACGAGGCGGTGGCGACCCACCTCGCCGCGCACGAGGACGAAGGGCGCGCCGCCGCGCTCGCGAGCCGCTATGCCCCGGCCTTCCCGACCGGCTACCGCGTCACCTACGGCCCGCAGGAGGCCGCGCTCGACATCGCCAAGCTGCGCGGCCTGGCGATGGGCGAGGGCGAGACCGCGCGTGCCGTGCGGCTCTACCGGATGAACGCCGACGGGCCCGACCGGCTGCGGCTCAAGGTCTATCTCACCCGCGGCGCGCTGGCGCTGTCGGATGCGGTGCCGGCGCTCGAGAATTTCGGCTTCCGGGTGCTCGCCGAGGTGCCGACCTTCCTCACCGATGCCTCGCTCGGGTCGATCCACGATTTCCTGCTGACGCTGCCCGCCGGCCGCGATGCGTCGGCGCTGCTCGATCGCACCGCGCTGATCGAGGGGGCGATCGCCGACGTGCTCAACGCCGCGGCGGAGGACGATCCCTTCAACCGGCTGGTGCCCGCCGCCGGGCTGCTCCCGCGCGAGGCCAACTGGCTGCGCGCGATTTACCGCTACCTGCGCCAGACCGGGGTGAGCTACACCATCTACACCGTCGTCGATGCCCTCGCCGGTGCGCCGCAGGTGACCCGCGCGATGATCGCGCTGTTCGAGGCGCGCCACGATCCGGCCTTCGCGGGCGACCGGGATGCGGCGCTGGCCGAGGCCCAGAGCGCCTTCCGCCGCGGCCTCGCCAAGGTCACCGCGATCAATGACGACCGCCTGCTGCGCCTCTACCGCGCGGTGATGGGCGCGGTGCTGCGCACCAACGCCTTCTCGCCGGCGGCCGCCGAGGCGCTCGCCTTCAAGCTCGATTCGGACCTTGTTCCGGGCCTGCCCAAGCCCGTTCCGTGGCGCGAGATCTTCGTCTATTCGGCGCGCGTCGAGGGCATCCACCTGCGCTCGGGCGCGGTGGCGCGCGGGGGCCTCAGGTGGTCCGACCGGCGCGATGATTTCCGTACCGAGATCCTCGGCCTGATGAAGGCCCAGCGGGTCAAGAACGCGGTGATCGTGCCCACGGGCGCCAAGGGCGGGTTCTATCCCAAGCAGCTCCCTTCGCCCGCGCTCGACCGCGAGGGGTGGGCCGCGGAGGGCCGCGCCGCCTACGAGATCTTCATCCGCACCCTGCTGTCGGTCACCGACAACATCGCCGACGGGCGCGTGGTGCACCCGGAGAGCGTGCAGGTGCTCGACGGGGAGGACCCCTATTTCGTGGTCGCCGCCGACAAGGGCACCGCGACCTTCTCCGATATCGCCAACGGCATCGCGCAGGGCCGCGATTTCTGGCTGGATGACGCCTTCGCCAGCGGCGGCTCGAACGGCTACGACCACAAGGCGATGGGCATCACCGCGCGTGGGGCCTGGGTGAGCGTCCAGCGCCACTTCCGCGAGATGGGGATCGACGTCCAGAAGGACTCGATCACCGTCGCGGGCTGCGGCGACATGTCGGGCGACGTTTTCGGCAACGGGATGCTGCTGTCGAAGGCGCTGAAGCTCGTCGCCGCCTTCGATCACCGCCATATCTTCATCGACCCCTCGCCCGATCCGCTCGCCAGCTGGAAGGAGCGCAAGCGGATGTTCGAGCTGCCGCGCTCGAGCTGGGAGGATTACGACAAGACGCTGATCTCCAAGGGCGGCGGCGTGTTCCCGCGCTCGGCCAAGGTGATCAAGCTGTCGAAGCAGGCGCGCGACGTGCTCGGCCTCGACGTCAAGGAGATCGAGCCCGAGGCGCTGATCAGCGCGATCCTGCGGGCGCCGGTGGACCTGCTGTGGTTCGGCGGCATCGGCACCTATGTGAAGGCCGGCCACGAGAACCACCTCCAGGTCGGCGATCCGGCCAACGACGCGCTGCGCGTCAATGCCGACGAGGTCCGCGCGCGGGTGATCGGCGAAGGCGCCAACCTCGGCGTCACCCAGGCCGGGCGGATCGCCTTCTCGCTCGGGGGCGGGCGGATCAACACCGACTTCATCGACAACTCCGCCGGGGTCGACTGCTCGGACAACGAGGTCAACATCAAGATCGCGCTGGCCGCCGCCACGGCCTCGGGCAAGCTCACCGAGAAGAAGCGCAACACGCTGCTCGCCGCGATGACCGACGAGGTCGCCGCGCTGGTGCTCGAGGACAACCGGCTCCAGGCGCTCGCCCTGTCGGTGGCCGAAATCGGCGGGCCGGGGGCGACCGCGTCCTATGTCCGCCTGATCGAGCGTCTGGAGGAGGTCAGCGATTTCGACCGCCGCACCGAGGGGCTGGCCGACGGCGAGACCCTCGCCCGCCGCGCCGCCGACGGGCAGGGCTTGACCCGCCCCGAACTGGCGGTGCTGCTGTCCTCGGCCAAGCTCGCGCTGCAGGACGCGATCGAGGCGAGCGGGCTGCCCGACGATCCGGTGCTCGAACCGGTGCTGCTCGCGCGCTTCCCCTCGGCGATGCGCAAGACCTACGCCGCCGAGATCAAGGGCCACCGGCTGCGGCGCGAGATGATCGCGACGAGCCTATCCAACCGCATCGTCAACCGGCTCGGCATGGTCCATCCCTTCGAACTCGCCGAGGAGGAAGGCGTGGGCCTCGCCGAGGTCGCGGCCGCCTTCGTGGTGGCAGAGCGCCTGTTCGGGCTCGAGCCGCTGTGGCGCGCTCTCGAGGAGGCCGCCATGCCGGAAGCCGTCCGACTCGCGCTGTTCGACCGGCTGGCGGCGGCGGTCGGCAACCTGATAAGCGACGTGCTGCGCACGGCTGCGGGCTCGATCGCGGCTGGGGCGATGATCGGCGATCTGGCCGAGGGTGTAGCCATGCTGGTCGGCGCGCGCGAGGAGCTGCTCACCGCGGAGCCGCGCGCCCGCTCGCAGGCGCTCCAGCACGACTTCGTCGCGGCCGGTGCCTCTGAGGCGCTCGCGGCGCAGGTTGCGGGCCTGTTCGATTTCGACGGCGCGGTGGGCCTTGCCCAGGCCGCGCGCGCGACGGGAATCGACGCCAAGCTGCTCACCCATGCCTTCACCGACATCGGCACCCGGCTGGGGCTCGACTGGGCGCAGGGCACGGCGGCGCACATGAGCCCGTCGGACGTGTGGGAGCGGCTGCTGGTCTCTGGCCTCGCGCGCGATTTCCAGCACATGCGGATCGAGTTCCTGCGGCGGCTGATGCGCAGCAAGGCCGGCAAGGACGATCCGCGCGGCGCGGTCGACGCCTGGGCCGAGCGCAATGCCGCGGGCGTGGCGCAGTTCCGCGCGATGATCGCCCGGGCGCAGGCGCGCCCGCCGGTCGGCGCGGCGATGCTCGCCCAGATCGCCAGCCAGGCGAGGAACCTGCTGGAGCGGTGA
- a CDS encoding NAD(P)/FAD-dependent oxidoreductase: MASNHQHADVVIVGTGHGGAQAAIALRQHGHEGTILMIGRDDAPPYERPPLSKEYLAGDKGFERIMIRPEKFWAEKDIGLRLGAAVTAIDPQAHRLTLSDGGQVTYRKLIWSGGGDPRRLPVPGAVLPGVFYVRDKSDADAMMQALADGAKRAVVIGGGYIGLEAAAVLRKLGSEVVLVEMLPRLLARVAGEELSAFYAQEHRRQGVDVRLSTGVNAVLGDDRVTGVRLDSGEEVPCDMVVVGIGIVPAVAPLIAAGAAGSNGVDVDFCCRTTLDDIYAIGDCAAHANPFADNAVIRLESVQNAHDMANTVAKAIMGEKEPYHALPWFWSNQYDLKLQTAGLSLGFDATVLRGDPADRKFTVVYLKAGVPIAFDCVGTMKDYVQARKLLESGAGKIDPALLADPEVALKDLI; this comes from the coding sequence ATGGCATCCAACCACCAGCACGCCGACGTGGTGATCGTCGGCACCGGGCACGGCGGGGCCCAGGCGGCGATCGCCCTGCGCCAGCACGGGCACGAGGGCACGATCCTGATGATCGGGCGCGACGATGCGCCGCCCTACGAACGCCCGCCGCTTTCCAAGGAATATCTCGCCGGGGACAAGGGCTTCGAGCGGATCATGATCCGGCCCGAGAAGTTCTGGGCGGAGAAGGACATCGGCCTCAGGCTCGGCGCGGCGGTGACCGCGATCGACCCGCAGGCGCACCGCCTGACCCTCTCGGACGGGGGGCAGGTGACCTATCGCAAGCTGATCTGGTCGGGCGGCGGCGATCCGCGCCGCCTGCCGGTGCCGGGCGCGGTGCTGCCGGGCGTCTTCTACGTGCGCGACAAGTCCGATGCCGACGCGATGATGCAGGCCCTCGCCGACGGAGCGAAGCGCGCCGTGGTGATCGGTGGCGGCTATATCGGGCTCGAGGCGGCCGCGGTGCTCAGGAAACTCGGCAGCGAGGTGGTGCTGGTCGAGATGCTCCCCCGCCTGCTCGCGCGGGTGGCGGGCGAGGAATTGTCCGCCTTCTATGCGCAGGAACACCGCCGGCAGGGCGTCGACGTGCGCCTCTCGACCGGGGTCAACGCAGTGCTGGGCGACGACCGCGTGACCGGCGTCCGGCTGGACAGCGGCGAGGAAGTGCCCTGTGACATGGTGGTGGTCGGCATCGGCATCGTGCCCGCCGTCGCCCCGCTGATCGCGGCAGGGGCAGCCGGCTCGAACGGGGTGGACGTCGATTTCTGCTGCCGCACCACCCTCGATGACATCTACGCCATCGGCGACTGCGCCGCCCACGCCAACCCTTTCGCGGACAATGCCGTGATCCGGCTCGAATCCGTGCAGAACGCGCATGACATGGCGAACACCGTGGCGAAGGCGATCATGGGCGAGAAGGAGCCCTATCACGCGCTTCCGTGGTTCTGGTCGAACCAGTACGACCTCAAGCTCCAGACGGCAGGCCTCAGCCTCGGCTTCGATGCTACCGTGCTGCGCGGCGATCCGGCGGACCGCAAGTTCACCGTCGTCTACCTCAAGGCCGGGGTGCCGATCGCCTTCGACTGCGTGGGCACGATGAAGGACTATGTGCAGGCGCGGAAGCTGCTCGAGAGCGGGGCCGGCAAGATCGATCCCGCGCTGCTGGCCGATCCCGAGGTGGCGCTGAAGGACCTTATCTGA
- the queG gene encoding tRNA epoxyqueuosine(34) reductase QueG: MVNAPASLALRVQERALATGFAACGIAGAGEDPLRAARLEEWLGEGHHGSMEWMETRLAHRRSPQGLWPEAKSVIALGMSYAPAADPLALEGSAEHARISVYAQGRDYHDVVKKRLKALARWLVDEVPGSQVKVFVDTAPVMEKPLGEAAGIGWQGKHTNLVSPTHGSWLFLGAIYTTLDLAPAEPHRDQCGSCRACLDACPTNAFPAPYRLDARRCISYLTIEHKGPVPEEFREALGNRIYGCDDCLAVCPWNKFASAAQAMQEFLPRAELVAPRLGELLALDDAGFRALFSGSPIKRIGRDRFIRNCLYAAGNSGNRALAAQVELLTQDPDPVVAEAAEWALARLR; this comes from the coding sequence ATGGTTAATGCCCCCGCAAGCCTTGCCCTCCGGGTGCAGGAGCGGGCGCTCGCCACTGGCTTCGCGGCCTGCGGGATCGCGGGCGCGGGCGAGGACCCGTTGCGCGCCGCCCGGCTGGAGGAATGGCTGGGCGAGGGGCACCACGGCTCGATGGAGTGGATGGAGACGCGCCTTGCGCACCGCCGCTCGCCGCAGGGGCTGTGGCCCGAGGCGAAGAGCGTGATCGCGCTCGGCATGAGCTATGCCCCGGCGGCCGATCCGCTGGCGCTCGAAGGGTCGGCGGAGCACGCCCGCATCTCGGTTTACGCGCAGGGCCGCGACTATCACGATGTGGTGAAGAAGCGGCTGAAGGCGCTTGCCCGCTGGCTCGTGGACGAGGTGCCGGGATCGCAAGTGAAGGTCTTCGTCGACACCGCGCCGGTGATGGAAAAGCCGCTGGGCGAGGCGGCGGGGATCGGCTGGCAGGGCAAGCACACCAACCTCGTCAGCCCCACCCACGGGAGCTGGCTGTTCCTCGGCGCGATCTACACGACTTTGGATCTGGCGCCCGCCGAGCCGCACCGCGACCAGTGCGGCAGCTGCCGCGCCTGCCTCGACGCGTGCCCGACGAACGCCTTCCCCGCGCCCTACCGGCTCGATGCGCGGCGCTGCATTTCCTATCTCACCATCGAGCACAAAGGGCCGGTTCCGGAGGAATTCCGCGAGGCGCTCGGCAACCGCATCTATGGCTGCGACGATTGCCTCGCGGTGTGCCCGTGGAACAAGTTCGCCTCCGCCGCCCAGGCGATGCAGGAGTTCCTCCCCCGCGCCGAACTGGTCGCCCCGCGGCTCGGCGAGCTGCTGGCATTGGACGATGCGGGGTTCCGGGCGCTGTTCTCCGGTTCGCCGATCAAGCGCATCGGGCGCGACCGGTTCATCCGCAACTGCCTCTATGCGGCGGGGAACAGCGGGAACCGGGCGCTGGCGGCGCAGGTGGAGTTGCTGACGCAAGACCCCGATCCGGTCGTGGCCGAGGCAGCGGAATGGGCGCTGGCGCGGCTCAGATAA
- a CDS encoding ABC transporter ATP-binding protein — MDMAVSEHTLSGNHAGGFSAVPADARPLAIEARGLVKSFDGTRAVDGVDIAVPEGAIYGILGPNGAGKTTTLRMLLGIIDPDEGVRRVFGHDRPHDIGRLIGYLPEERGLYPAMKCVEAIAFMGALRGLPLKEGRARAVELLERHGLGHAADRQIRQLSKGMAQTVQLLGTLVHNPRLVVLDEPFSGLDAINQGKLEMMIRALADDGVTVIFSTHVIHHAERLCEGVAIIAGGKVPYAGSVEAARDRIPAQVRLETRAREGAWMAALPPETRRNGDFFHFPLPETGIEPLLKSLIEGEAGILSLSIERAGLHDAFVAIAGEAAARQLQADNEGDRA; from the coding sequence ATGGACATGGCGGTAAGCGAACACACCCTTTCGGGCAATCACGCGGGTGGCTTCAGCGCCGTGCCCGCCGACGCGCGTCCCCTCGCGATCGAGGCGCGCGGGCTGGTCAAGAGCTTCGACGGCACGCGCGCGGTCGACGGGGTGGACATCGCCGTGCCCGAGGGCGCGATCTACGGCATCCTCGGCCCCAACGGCGCGGGCAAGACCACGACCTTGCGGATGCTGCTCGGCATCATCGACCCGGACGAGGGCGTGCGCCGCGTCTTCGGTCATGACCGCCCCCACGATATCGGCCGGCTGATCGGTTACCTCCCCGAAGAGCGCGGCCTCTACCCCGCGATGAAATGCGTCGAGGCGATCGCCTTCATGGGCGCGCTGCGGGGCCTGCCCCTGAAGGAGGGCCGCGCGCGAGCGGTGGAACTGCTCGAACGCCACGGCCTCGGTCACGCCGCCGACCGCCAGATCCGCCAGCTTTCCAAGGGCATGGCGCAGACCGTCCAGCTGCTCGGCACGCTGGTGCACAATCCCCGGCTGGTGGTGCTCGACGAGCCCTTCTCGGGCCTCGACGCGATCAACCAGGGCAAGCTCGAGATGATGATCCGCGCGCTGGCGGATGACGGGGTGACGGTGATCTTCTCCACCCACGTCATTCACCATGCCGAGCGCCTGTGCGAGGGCGTCGCGATCATCGCCGGGGGCAAGGTGCCCTATGCCGGTTCGGTCGAGGCGGCGCGCGACCGGATCCCGGCGCAGGTCCGGCTCGAGACCCGGGCGCGCGAGGGGGCATGGATGGCCGCCCTGCCGCCCGAGACCCGCCGCAACGGCGATTTCTTCCACTTTCCGCTGCCCGAAACCGGCATCGAGCCGCTGCTCAAGAGCCTGATCGAAGGCGAGGCGGGGATCCTCTCCCTGTCGATCGAGCGCGCCGGGCTGCACGATGCCTTCGTCGCCATCGCGGGCGAGGCCGCGGCGCGCCAGCTTCAGGCCGACAACGAAGGGGACCGCGCATGA
- a CDS encoding ABC transporter permease: protein MSEHTRSRLSALEAAWVIARRDFVAVLFSRAFLFFLLGPLFPVIVGGLAGSIGGEVQREAVSIEVGLAMSQQDNAAMIATAERLSPQLGRALPLLEQVPEAAQGAAFDARGFMEARRGNYAAIVTGTLAAPRLVGTEGQIARWEGPVGLIAGHALAAEPASFPAVATEAVATSAASERTTRIQTAQIAQMLLFLLTMLLAGMVLSNLVEEKGNKIIEILAAAIPMDAVFMGKLFAMLAVSFVGIAVWGLAAFGLWTAGGDAITQVTGFDPANLPAPAVGWPLFVVLGVVYFAMAYLLLGALFLTIGSMATSVREVQTLSMPVTMLQLMVFFLAAYTIKQPGSALEMAAIAFPLSSPFAMLARAAMEPALWTHALALAWQAVAVLVLVKGGSLLFRKRVMKSGGAGRDKSRKGRLAA from the coding sequence ATGAGCGAGCACACCCGTTCGCGCCTCTCGGCTCTCGAGGCCGCTTGGGTGATCGCCCGGCGCGATTTCGTGGCGGTGCTGTTCAGCCGCGCCTTCCTGTTCTTCCTGCTCGGCCCGCTGTTCCCGGTGATCGTCGGCGGGCTCGCCGGCAGCATCGGCGGCGAGGTGCAGCGCGAGGCAGTCAGCATCGAGGTGGGGCTCGCCATGAGCCAGCAGGACAACGCCGCGATGATCGCCACCGCCGAGCGGCTCTCCCCGCAGCTCGGCCGGGCGCTCCCCTTGCTGGAGCAGGTGCCCGAGGCCGCGCAGGGCGCTGCCTTCGACGCGCGCGGCTTCATGGAGGCGCGGCGCGGGAATTACGCGGCGATCGTCACCGGCACGCTCGCTGCGCCGCGGCTCGTCGGCACCGAAGGCCAGATCGCGCGCTGGGAAGGGCCCGTCGGCCTGATCGCCGGCCATGCCCTCGCCGCCGAGCCCGCCAGCTTCCCCGCCGTCGCCACCGAGGCGGTCGCCACCAGCGCCGCATCGGAACGCACCACCCGCATCCAGACCGCGCAGATCGCGCAGATGCTGCTGTTCCTGCTGACGATGCTGCTGGCGGGCATGGTGCTCTCCAACCTCGTCGAGGAGAAGGGGAACAAGATCATCGAGATCCTCGCCGCGGCGATCCCGATGGACGCGGTGTTCATGGGCAAGCTCTTCGCCATGCTGGCGGTGTCCTTTGTCGGCATCGCGGTGTGGGGCCTTGCTGCCTTCGGGCTGTGGACGGCCGGCGGCGATGCGATCACGCAGGTGACGGGCTTCGACCCCGCCAACCTCCCCGCCCCCGCCGTCGGCTGGCCGCTGTTCGTGGTCCTGGGCGTCGTCTATTTCGCGATGGCCTATCTGCTGCTCGGCGCGTTGTTCCTCACCATCGGCTCGATGGCGACCTCGGTGCGCGAGGTGCAGACGCTGTCGATGCCGGTCACCATGCTCCAGCTGATGGTGTTCTTCCTTGCCGCCTACACGATCAAGCAGCCGGGTTCCGCGCTGGAGATGGCGGCCATCGCTTTCCCGCTGTCCTCGCCCTTCGCGATGCTGGCGCGGGCGGCGATGGAGCCCGCCCTGTGGACCCACGCGCTGGCGCTCGCCTGGCAGGCCGTTGCCGTGCTGGTGCTGGTGAAGGGCGGATCGCTGCTGTTCCGCAAGCGGGTGATGAAATCGGGCGGCGCGGGCCGCGACAAGAGCCGCAAGGGGCGTCTTGCCGCGTGA